Part of the Deinococcus aerophilus genome is shown below.
GTGGCGCCTGACCAAGTACGGCAAGAAGTAGTCAGCGTGCCGGGATCAGGGTGCGGCGCGTCAGGCGGCGGCCGCGCTCGCGGGCAACCCGTTTGAGGTCAGCCACCGGCAGGATCAGGCGCGGCGAGGTCCAGACCTGCGACGCCTTGTGAAAGGCCCAGCCCCCGCCCAGCGTGAGCGCCGCGTGCTGTAGCAGGCCGTCCGCGCTGCGCCAGATCAGGACCGTTCCCGGCCGATCGTCCGCTCCGCCGGGGCGGGTACGCGCCCGCACGAAGGCCTCGAACGGCCCGCGCTGCATCCACTCGCTTTCGGCGCCCGCAATGCCCGCCGCGCCCATCACGGCGCCAAAGCAGTTCGCGCCGCTGTGTCCGGCGAAACTGCCCGCGAGTTCCTGCACGCGGGGCAAAGACGCAGAGGCGGCCTTCCAGACGCCCTGCGGCACCTGGGGTTTGTGACAGCCGGGGCCGCCCCTGCTGATGACCCGCCCGAGCCCGGCGTCGGTCAGCAGATCCGGTGTCCACAGAAAACGCACTTCCGGCAACCCGGGCAGCAGGTCCGCGTAATCGCGGCGGCGGGGAATGTTGCCCCGCCCATGCTGAACCTGTAGCCGCAGCACTTCGCGCCGTACACCGGGGTCCAGGGCCGCCCAGTCATCCGGACCCAGCCACGCCACCCGGCTCGCCTGCGCCGAAATGTTCCACAGCGCGTTGGTATCGCGTTCCTCAGGAGTCAGCGGAACCTCGGAGCGTGCAACGGTCGGCAGGGCAAGTCGGCACGCCTCCTCCGGCGTCAGAAAAAAGGGTTGACGGGAAGGCGCGAGCCAGCTGCGCCAGAGGGCCTGCAGCCTGCTTGAAACAGGAATATTCAGAACGTTCATGCGTTCAGCGCAGCAGCGGCAGGCCGAAGCCCTGCGCGCCCACACGGGCACAGACCCACTCGAAGGCCCGGGGATCGGCCACAAAGTCCAGCGTGTCCCCGGGCACGCGCATCACCGGGCAGGCGTCGAAGCCCGCGACCCAGCTGTCGTACAGGCGGTTGAGGCCGGCCAGATAGGCGTCGGGGATGTCCTGCTCATACGGGCGGCCCCGTGCGGCGATGCGCCGGCGCAGGGTGGGCAGGCTGGCATCGATGTGAATCAGCAGGTCCGGCACCCGCAGGGCCGGCAGGATGCCCTCGTACAGTCCCTGGTAGGTGGCCCAGTCGCGCGCCTCCATCTGCCCGCTTTCAAACAGGTTGCGCGCGAAGATGTTGGCGTCCTCAAACACGGTGCGGTCCTGAATCACGTAACGCGCTCCGGTGACCAGATTCAGGTGCTGTTCCAGTCGGCGCGACAGAAAGTAGATCTGCGAGTGAAACGAGTAGCGCCGCATGTCGCGGTAGAAATCTTCCAGGTACGGGTTCTCGGCGTACGGCTCGTACACCGGCCGCAACCCGTAGCGGTCCGAGAGCATGCGCGTGAGCGTGCTCTTGCCGCTGCCGATGTTGCCGGAAATGGCGAGGTACATCAGCCGCTCCGCTGCCGGGTCGACCCCATCAGTCCGCTGCCCGCCCCGCCGTCAGGGCCTCGTGAACCCGGCCCAGCAGGGTCTGTTCGTCCTCGGGGTTGCCCACGAAGTCCAGCGAGCCGGCCTGCACGGTCAGCAGCGGGTGGGGGTAGGTGCGAAAGTATTCGTCGTACCGGGCCGTCAGCTCGCTCAGGTACTCGGCCTGCATGTCCCGCTCGAAGGGTCGGCCCCGGCGCGCAATGCGGCGCAGCAGTTCGTCGGGATCGGCACGCAGATACACCACCAGATCGGGGGTGGGCAGGCGGGGCGAGAGGTGCGCATACAGGTCCTCGTACAGCGAAAATTCGGCGTCCTTGAGGTTCATGGCCGCGAAGATGAAATCCTTGTCGAACAGGTAATCGCTGACCACGTTGCCGCTGAACAGCCCCGGCTGCGCCAGCTCCGAGAGCTGCTTGAAGCGCGAGAGCAGAAAGAACACCTGCACCTGAAAGGCGTAGGTTTCGGGGTGTTCATAAAAGCGGGCCAGGAAGGGATTTTCCTCCACCACTTCCAGATTCAGCTCCGCGCCGTAGCGCGCCGAGAGCCGTGAGGCCAGACTTGTTTTTCCCACCCCGATGGGGCCTTCGACAACCAGATACATAAACAGGCCAGAGCATAGCGCTCCTTAAGACAGACAAACGGGCGGGGTGGGGCTTGACAGACCGCCGCCCGACAGCCCCCGAGTGAACCCTGCAACGGGACGGCACGCGGGGTTCACTCGGGGTCCGGGGTCTGGGCCCTGCCCTGCGTCCTGGCCGGCGGATTGTCCGGGCTTCCGAGCCGCCCCGCCTCCCGGGCTGCCCGGGTCAGCAGGTACTCGATCTGGGCATTGACGCTGCGCAGATCGTCGGCCGCCCAGCGCTCCAGGACCGCGTACAGTTCGGGGCTGATCCGCAGGGGGTAATTTTTACGGGCCATGCGGGCCTCCAGGGGGGGTCACGGGCGGGCCATGCTCAACGCCGCCCCAGGCGGTCAACGTACAGGCTTCCGGCATTCACGATGGGCTGCGTTCCCCGCTCGCTGGTCAGGACGACGAGCAGGTTGCTGACCATCTGGGCCTTGCGCTCCTCATCGAGCTGCACGATGTTCTGGTCGTCCAGCTCGCGCAGGGCCATCTGCACCATGCCCACCGCGCCGTGGACGATCTGCGCGCGCGCCGCGATGATGGCGCTGGCCTGCTGACGCTGCAGCATGGCTCCGGCAATCTCCGGCGCGTAGGCCAGGTGCGACAGCCGGGCTTCCAGCACCTCCACCCCGGCGTGGCGCAGGCGGGTCGCCAGTTCACGGCCCAGCGCCTCGGCCACCTCGTCGGCGTTGCCGCGCAGGCTCTTGCCGCTCTCCTCGTAATTGTCGTAGGGGTACTGCGAGGCGAGATGCCGCAGCGCCGTCTCGGACTGGATGGCGACAAACTCGGCGTAGTCCTCGACATCGAAGGTGGCCCGCGCTGAATCCACCACCCGCCACACGATCACGGCGGCGATCTCGATGGGATTGCCCGACAGGTCATTGACCTTCAGCCGCTCGGAATTGAAGTTGCGGATCCGCAGCGACACATTCTTGCGAACCGTCAGAGGATTGGTCCAGTACATGCCGTTGCGCCGCTCGGTGCCCACGTAGCGCCCGAAGAGGGTCAGCACCTTGGCCTGGTTGGGCTGCACGATGAAAAACCCGATCATGGCGAACAGCAGCAGCAGGCCGAGCACCACGCTCAGCAGGAATTGCCCGGCCACCAGCAGCCCCACACCCAGCGCCACCAGCGCCAGCCACAGCAGGAAGATCGGCACGCCGGGCAGCCCGAAAGCCGGGCGCTCCACACTCGCCACACCGCTGCGGGTAGAAATTCCCCCCTCTGCACCGACCATCACCGGACCCTTCTCCAGTTCGCTCATAAGGTCTCCTTGCAATCAATATGATATCACATTACCGCAAAGGAAGAAATGGAAGAAGGGGACAGGCGTGCGCCTGTCCCCTGTTGTGGTCCCGGCGCTACTCCGTCTGCTGCAGGGTCCGTTTCAGCAGGGTGACCTTCACGTCTACGCCTTTCTTGTTGCGCCACACGCGCAGGGTCACGGTCTGACCCGGACGTTTGGCGGCGACCAGGCGGGTCACGTCAAAGGAATTCTGCACCCGCACGCCGTCCACGGCCACGATGATGTCGCCCAGCGGGGCAAGCAACTGGTCGCTGCTGTTTCTCAGGCTGCCGCGCAGACCCGCGCGGGCGGCGGCGCTGCCGGCGGGCACGTCCATGACCAGGGCGCCCTCGCTGCTCGACAGGCCCGCGAGCTGCCGCAGGGCCGGCGGCAGCGTGTCGAGATCCACCAGGCTGGCTCCCAGCGTGCCGCGCTGCGGAACCCCGATCTTTTCCAGATCGTCCAGACTCTGTTTGACCAGGTCGCCGGGAATGGCAATGCCGATCACGCCGGGCACAAAGCTGTTGGGCGCGGCGTTCGCGTCGGCCACGCCGACCACCGCGCCGCGCGAATCGAGCACCGGACCGCCGCTGTTGCCCTGCTGAATGCTCGCCGTGGTCACCAGATACTGCCCGATTTCCGGCCCCAGACCATCGTTGCGGGGAATGTCCTGGGCGCTGGCGAGCACGCTGAACACGCCGGTGCTCACGAAGTTCTGGATCTTGAGCGGCGTGCCGATGGTGATGAGTTTCTGCCCCGGAATCAGGCGCGCACTCTGACCGAAGCTCAGGATCTTGGGCGCCGAGACGCCGGTTACCCGCAGGATGGCAATGTCGATGCCGGGGTCAATGCCCTCGATCTTGGCGGGCACCTTGCGCCCGTTGTACAGCGTGACGCTCAGCGATTCCTGATCCTTGACCACGTGGTAGTTGGTCACGATCAGGTTCTTCTTGTAAAAGAAGCCGGTGCCGGTCTCGACCTGCTCATCCCCGACCTGCAGCACCTCGCGCCTCAGGCGGTTGTCGATGCGGACCACCGCTTGCAGGGCCGCCTGGGTGACCTCCACGGTGTTGATCTCATCGGGGGTGACCAGCGCGCGCTGGGCCGTGACGCGGCCCGTGAGGTACGCGCCCGTCAACGACCCGGCAAGCAGCAGGGCCACGCCCAGGGCGCGCGCCGCGTTCACTCGCCGCCCGTCCCCTTTGCGCTGCCCCCACTGCTGGAGCCGCTTGCAGCGCCCTCTCCCCTGGCCTGGGGGCGCGAATCGGTGACGTAAAAGCCGCTGCCTTTGAACGCGATGCCGGGCCGGGCCACGATGCGCTTGACGGGCACGCCGGAGTCGGGGTGGGCGGTGTAGGCGTCGTCGCGCATGCTCTGCTGCAGTTCGTAGATCTCGCCAGTTTCCAGATTCTTGTAGAGGTAGGTGGGCATGTCAGTCAGTCCTTGATCTTGAGCGGGAAGGGAGAGGAAAGGGAGGGCCGGATGCCCCTGCGGGGGCACGCCGCGCTACCGTCTGCCCCGGCCAGTTCGCCGCCGGAAGCCAGAGCCCATCCTAGCAAGGGGCCAGGCCCCACAGCCCCCCCTGCGCCACGGTTGCTTGCACAGCTTGACCACGCGCCCGGCACACGGGTGCTACTGTACAGAGCGAACCCCTGGTGCCGGGTTCACTTACAGCAAACAGGGCAGCGCAAGGCCCACGGCTCCACCACCGCTTCAGGGCGGCCCGTGGAACCCGTTGGGAGACGAGGTGGAGGTCAGCGAGTTTTCTGCGGATGCCTCCAGGTGTTGGAACGGCACCTACCCGCCGCGCCAGGTTCCTCTTCAGGAGGATGAGGTGCGGGAAGTCCGGCGATAACCCTCACGGCAACGTGAACATAAGGCCGGGCACGCTCCAGACAAAAACCAAACCAGGCACCCCCGCTCTTTTCTGTCTTCCAAAGGAAGACACCGGTTTTTGAGGAACCGGGAGCGGGCAGGAGATCATTATGTGCGGAATCGTGGGATATATCGGTGGCCGGCAGGCCCAGGACGTGCTGCTCTCGGGCCTCTCCAAACTGGAATACCGGGGGTATGACAGCGCCGGTGTGGCGGTGGGCGACGGCGCGTGCATCGCCGTCAAGAAGAAGGCCGGCAAGCTGGCCAACCTCAGCACCGAACTCGACGGCCAGCCGCTGAGCGGCACGATCGGCATTGGACACACGCGCTGGGCCACGCACGGACTGCCCAACGACACCAACGCGCACCCGCACGCCACCGAGGACGGCAAGATCGTCATCATCCACAACGGCATCATCGAGAACTACCTCTCGCTGAAAGAGGACCTGATGACGCGCGGCCATGAGTTCAAGAGCGAAACCGACAGCGAGGTACTCGCGCACCTGATCGAGGAGGCCTACAGCGGCAACCTGGAAGAAGCGGTGCGCGCGGCCCTGGCGCAGGTGCGCGGCGCCTACGGCATCGTGGTGACGCACGTGGACCACCGCGAGATCGTGGCGGCCCGCACGGTCAGCCCGCTGGTGATGGGGGTGGGCGAGGGCGAGATGTTCCTGGCCTCCGACGTGCCCGCCCTGCTCGCCTACACCCGCAACATGGTCTTCCTGCACGACGGCGACATGGTGGTGCTGCACGACGACGGCTTCCGGGTGACCGACCTGGCCGGCAACGAGCAGCAGCGCGAGATCGAGCACATCGACTGGGACGCCGAGGCAGCCGAGAAGGGTGGGTTTGACACCTACATGCTCAAGGAGATCTACGAGCAACCCACCGCCCTGACCAACACCCTGATCGGCCGCCTGCAGGACGCGACCGGCGAGGTGAACCTGGACATCAACCTGGACCCCTCCTCGTTCAAGCGCATCTCCATCATCGCCTGCGGTACGGCCTTCTATGCCGGACTGGTCGGCGAATACCTGATCGAGCAGCTCGCGCGGATTCCGGTGGAGGTGGACGTGGCGAGCGAGTACCGCTACCGCGACCCGCTGGTGTCCGAGAACACGCTCGCCATCGTGGTGAGCCAGTCGGGCGAGACCATCGACACCCTGGAGGCGCTGCGCGAGGCCAAGCGCCACGGCGCGCAGACCCTGGGCGTGATCAATGCCAAGGGCAGCTCCATGACCCGCGAGCTCGACGACACGCTGTACATCCACGCCGGACCCGAGATCGGGGTGGCGAGCACCAAGGCCTATACCTCGATGGTCAGCGCCTTCCTGCTGCTCGCGCTGTGGCTGGGCCGGGCCCGCGGAACGCTCAGCGAGGAACAGGGCGCCGAGCTGCTGCACGCCGCGCGCGAACTGCCCCGGCTGGTGGAGCAGGCCCTGGCTCCCGAACGTGTGGAGGCGATCAAGGTCGTGGCCGAGAAGTACCACCAGGCGCGCGATTACCTGTTCCTGGGGCGCGGCGTCAATTCTCCCACCGCCTACGAGGGTGCGCTGAAGCTCAAGGAAATCAGCTACATCCACGCCGAGGCCTACGCGGCGGGCGAGATGAAGCACGGCCCGATCGCGCTGATTGACGCCAACCTGCCGGTGGTGGTCATCGCCACCGAGAGCCGCCTGCTGGAAAAGACCATCAGCAACGTGCAGGAGGTCCGGGCGCGTGCGGGCAAGGTGATTGCCATCCTCAGCGACGGCGATACCGAGAACGCCCGCCACGCCGACGACGTGATCTATGTGCCGCGCGCCCACGAGATGGTCAGCCCGGTGGTCAACGCCATCGCAATGCAGCTGCTGGCCTACTTCACGGCCACGGCGCTGGGCAAGGACGTGGACAAGCCGCGCAATCTGGCCAAGTCCGTCACCGTCGAATAACCAGACTGCAGAAAGCGGCGGGGAAGGAGAGCGTGATACGCCCCCTTCCCCGCCGTTCGCTGTTATCCCTGCGGGTGATCCAGGGTCTGTCCCACGCCCAGACCATGACGGTACACCAGCTGCCCCCCCAGGAAGCCCCCGGCAAGGGCCAGCCCCAGGGCCGCGCCCGACAGCAGCTTGCCCAGCCCGCGCCGCTGCCGGCGCCGCGCCAGGACCGAACCCACGTTCAACAAGAAGGCCGTTTCGTTGAGGGCCCCGTGAATCAGACCGGTGCGGCGGGCCTCACCGCGCGTTCCGGCCCAGTCGGTCCAGCCGGTGGCAATGGTCGCCACCGCGCCCACAGTGCCCAGCGTCAGCGCCAGATCGGCGGCCCGCTCGGTGGCCTCGGATTTGGGGCCGGGATAGAAATCCAGCATCCCGGCGATCATCCAGCCGCCCAGCGGCAGGTGAACGAGGATCGGGTGCAGGGGGTGGCCCAGCGGCGTGCCGTGCAGAACGGCCACCACACCGTCTGGCAGGTTCTGCTCCAGGTCCTGCAGCAGCTGCTGCAGGGTCTCGGCGAGGTCCTCGACGGCGTCGTGGTTGACCAGGGCGTCCTCGACCACAGAGCTGGGCTTGGCGCGGTCGGCCTGTGGAGCAGCGAAAAGGCTCATGCCCCGACGATACGGGCGCGGTCCCCGGCGGCGTGCCGACCCTGGCTTAAGGCAGATTCATGCAGGTGTCGGGTTCATGCCGGTGTCTGGGCAGGAATCATGCACGCCGCAAAAGCCACCCCGTACTCTGCCCGGTCCAGCCCGCGGCCAATAAAGACGAGTTCGCTGTGACCGTCGCCCACGTCCCAGGCGTCGGCGGTGAACAGATCCCGGACCGCCTGGAACAGAATGCGCTGCGGATAGCCGTACAGGTCCAGGAATCCCTTGGCCCGCAGCACCTCGGCGGGCCGTGCCAGAATGAAGTCGGTCATGAAGCGCTGCCACAGGTAGGGGTCCAGGGGCCGGTCTGCCCGCAAAGTAAAGCTGTTCAGGCCCGGCGTGTGGGTGTGCCCGGCGGGGTCCTGATCGTCCACCGTGCGGGGGTCAAAGTCGTCGCGGGCAAGCAGAGCGCCGGCATCCACCTGACCGCGCTCCACCCGCACCACGCGGGCCAGCGGGTTGACGCCGCGCAGCACGCCCTCGGCCTCGTCCAGCCGGTCGGGGGACGCCAGATCGGTCTTGTTCAGGACCACCGTGTTTGCGTAGGCGAGTTGCCGGGCGGCTTCGGGATGTTCGCGCAGGGTCCGCAGCACATGCCGCGCGTCCACCACCGCGAGCAGGGTGGTGACCCGGAAGGCGGCGCGCACGCTGCGCTCCAGCAGGGTGGTCAGCACCGGCGTCGGGTCGGCCACGCCCGAGAGTTCCACGATCACTGCGTCGGGCCGGTGCTCGCGCAGCGAGATGTCCACCAGCGCCCGCAGCAGGTCGTCCCGGCCAGTACAGCACAGGCAGCCGGCGGTCAGCTCGGTCACGTCGTCCTGCAGGCGCTCGATCAGGCTTCCGTCCACGCCCGTCGCCCCGAACTCGTTGACGATCACGCCCAGACGGTGGGGCAGGCTGCGGATCAGGTGGTTGACCAGCGTGGTCTTGCCCGCGCCCAGAAAGCCCCCGATGACCAGAATGGGAATGCGCGAATCGGCGGCGGACGGGGAAGTCATGGGGGCAGAATAGGGGGTCGGGCAGGTCCAGGACCGTGAAGCGCTGCCCGGTGGAGGGGTCGCCGGCCCAGCGAATGGAACTCCGGACACCCCAGGGCCGTACCGGAATCCGTGAAAAGCTTCCCCGTCCTCCTGACCAGCGCGTTCCTGGCCCTGTGGGCCGTTCCGGCCGCGGCCCAGTCCACCCGGACCGTGTTCATCAACGGCGTGGCCCTGCAGGCAACCGCCACCCAGCGGAATGGCGAAACGTACTACCAGTTCAGGGCCAGCGACCTGCAACGCATCGGGGCCCTCACCGCCGGGGGCGTGTCGCCCAAAGTGGACGCCATCCGGGGATGCGTGGGCGATACGCTGTTCAACGGGGTGTACAGCGTGCAGCTGCTGCGGGCCGGCCCCGAGGACACCCGCTTCGGCGTGCAGCTCAAGCTGACGAACGCCTCCTCCCAGACGCTGCAGAACTTCATGACCTTCTCGCCCTCGGAGGTCTACGCCGCGACCGCCACGGCCGCCACTCCGCTGCCCAACTTCCAGGACCGCTGGATAGACGCCCTGCTGCCCGGCACCGCCATCACCCTGCGCACCCAGACAGACGACCGGGGAGCGGCCACCCGCTGGACCCGGCTGCTGATCCGGCCGGATGCCGACGCAATCAGGGAACTGCAGAAGGCCAAGTTGTCCCTGGCCCGGGTCTACAACATGGAATTTGACCTGACCTGCCAGAAATGACGTCCGGCGCATGCGGCATGTTCCCGGCCCTCACAGCCCCCCCCGGGGATTGACATCCACCCGCACCCGGGCCTTCCACGTCCGGCTGTCGAGCACCTGAAGCAGCTCGGCGAGCCGGGCGTCGTTGCGGGCGCGCAGAAACAGGTGGTACGGGTAGACGCCGCGCACGCGGGCCACCGGGCTGGGCGCGGGCCCCAGCACCTCCTGGGCAGTGGCTCCCGCGCCGTGCAGGGCGTCGGCGAGGTCCTGGGCGGCGGCCTGGGCGCGGCCCGCCTCGCGCGCCGTGACCTCGACCTGGGCCAGCCGGGCGTGCGGTGGGTAGCCCAGAGCCTTGCGGGCACGTTCCTCGGCCAGCGGATAGGCCAGCGTATCGCGCCCACCCACCAGCACGGTCAGCGCGGGGTGGTCGGCCTGGAAGGTCTGGACCACCAGCATCGGAGCGCGTTCGGGGTGCCATTCGGCCAGCTGGCGCAGCAGGCGATGGTAGCGCTCGGAGGCCCGGAAGTCCGACACATTGAGCCAGGTGTCGGCCAGCGTGATGCCGAGCAGCGCGAGGTTGGGCGGCGCCTCCTGTGAGAGCAGCAGCTGGGTCCCCACGACCACGCCCGCCTCCCCGGCGTACAGCGGGGACAGGTCGTCCTGGCGGTCGCGGTCCAGGCGGTAGACCGGCATGCCGGGCAGCAGCCGGGTGACCTCCTGCGCAATCCACTCGGTGCCGGGGCCGCGCGCCTTCCACATTCGCTCGCCGCAGTGGTCGCAGCGCTCGGGCAGGGCCTCGTGGTAGCCGCACTGGTGGCAGGTGAGGCGACGGGTTTCCTGGTGAAAGCGCAGGTGCACGTCGCAGTTGCGGCACTGTGGGGTGTGTTCGCAGCCCGGGCAGCGCATCAGGGCCGAGTACCCGCGCCGGGGAGCGAGCAGCGCCGCCTGCCGCCCGCGTTCCTGAACCTGCCGCAGCAGCCGCGCCAGGTCGTGGCTCAGGGGATAGCCCAGGTCCCCGGTGCCCAGGTGCGCGCCGCTCAGGGGCCCGAGTTCGGGCTGCTGCGGCGGATGGGCGTAGTCCACGACGTGAACGCGGGCGCGGGGGGGCGGCAGCACCGCGCCGGGGTGCGGCACGCTCTCGGCGGCGGGCGTGGTGCCCACGTAGGCCAGCGCCGCGCCGTGGGCGGCGGCCACCCGCGCGGCCACGTCCGGCACGAAGGCGCGTGACCCCGAGAGCAGCTTGTGGGCGTCGCTGCCCTCCTCCAGCACCACCACCAGGGCGAGGTCGGCCAGCGGGGCGGCCAGCGCGTGGGCGCTGCCGATCACCAGCCGCGCCGCGCCGCTGCGAATCAGCTCCCAGGTGTGTTCGCGCTGCACCTCGGACAGCTGGCCGCTGACCTGCACCGCGCGCGTGCCCACGTGGGCGGCCAGCCCCGAGAGACCCTCCCAGGCCCGGCGCAGCGTGGTGTGGTCGGGCGCGAGGACCAGCACCCCCCGGCCCTGCCCCAGCAGACGCGACAGCCGCGGCGCCAGCGTACGAAAGCGCGAGGCGGCCCGTCCCCCATGCAGGCGCCACACCGGGGACTCCGGCAGACGGTCCGGAAGGTCGCCGGGGCCGGCGGGCACTGGTACGGCCAGGGGCACGGCGGGCAGCGGGGCCGGAATCTGCACGGTTTCGGCCCAGCCGCGCGCCAGCAGCGTTCCCGCAGCGGTGGGGGTCAGCGGGCAGCCCGCGGCACTTGCCCGGCTGGCCCAGGCATTCAGGGTGTCCTGCGGGCCACCCTCCGCGAGCCAGGTCCAGGCGGGAGGCGGGGGGGCGGCTTCGGGCAAGTATGCCGCCCCGCCCGCGTTCAGGACTGTGGTCACCACGCTCCCGCTCACGCCCGCCCCCCGCGACCACGCGCTCAGGGTGTCCTGCGGGCCGTGTTCGTCCAGCCATGCGTGGGCGTGGGCCTGTCGGGCGGTCAGTGGGTTGGGCGGCGGGGTCACAGCGCGCAGCATCGTTCGCGTGCGCGCAGCGGCGGGAACATCGGCCAGATCGCGTGCCCGCACCGCTGCTCGCGTGCGCGGCCGGACCGTAAACTCCTCCTCCAGCAACCCCTGTTCACGCACCGCGTCCAGCAGCGCCGGATGAAACGCGTCCGCCTCGGTCCACACGGTGGTAGGCACCCTGCGCGCAAAGGCAGTCAGGTCTGCTCCCTCGACCGCGCGGACGCGGTGGGTATGGTCCGCCGTCCAGCCCACACCCAGCAGGTCCCCCCAGATCAGCCCGGCCGGAATGCGGGCGTCCCGCGCCCAGGCACACACGCCCTCCACGGTAGCGGGGGCGACCCAGGGCGCCGCCGGGTCGTCCAGCACATGCACGGCCTCGCGCAGGCGGGAAGCTCCACGCGCTGTCGCCTCGCCCACCAGCAACCCCACGACCAGCTCTCCCCGCCACGGCACAAGCACCCGGCAGCCCACCGGCACTTCGCCCTGCCATCCGTGTACCGCGCTGAATTCCTGCGCAGGCACCGGCAAGGCCACCACCACCAGCCAGGGGGAGGGAGGGTTGGTGGTGGGCGCAGTCACATCCCGCAGGCTAGCGCGGCGCGGCGTGGGGCAAGGGTGAGCTGGGAGCCTGATGTCGAAGCCTGTCCTCCCTGGGTCCCCATATCTGTTCACGCGGCTCAGCAACCCTGAGGGGTCATATGGCGTAATAACAGCATGAAAACTGCCCGCTCCCGCACTGCTCGCCCCTCCCCCTCCGCGTCCACTTCAGGCCGCCTCGGCAAGCTGCTCGTCTATGCTCCCCTGGCCCTGGAACTCATCACCATGCTGCGCCGCAACCAGAATGCCCGGCGCGGCAAATATGTCAAGGCCCGCAAGCGGGACCGGGCGTTCGACTTCCTGCTGGGTCAGGCGCAGCGGCGGCTGGGAGGCCACCCCAGGGGCCGCCGCAGGTTCTGAACTGTTGAGGCTTCCGTGTCCGCGCGGCTGCATAACTCCGTCATGCCGAAAAAT
Proteins encoded:
- the priA gene encoding replication restart helicase PriA, yielding MTAPTTNPPSPWLVVVALPVPAQEFSAVHGWQGEVPVGCRVLVPWRGELVVGLLVGEATARGASRLREAVHVLDDPAAPWVAPATVEGVCAWARDARIPAGLIWGDLLGVGWTADHTHRVRAVEGADLTAFARRVPTTVWTEADAFHPALLDAVREQGLLEEEFTVRPRTRAAVRARDLADVPAAARTRTMLRAVTPPPNPLTARQAHAHAWLDEHGPQDTLSAWSRGAGVSGSVVTTVLNAGGAAYLPEAAPPPPAWTWLAEGGPQDTLNAWASRASAAGCPLTPTAAGTLLARGWAETVQIPAPLPAVPLAVPVPAGPGDLPDRLPESPVWRLHGGRAASRFRTLAPRLSRLLGQGRGVLVLAPDHTTLRRAWEGLSGLAAHVGTRAVQVSGQLSEVQREHTWELIRSGAARLVIGSAHALAAPLADLALVVVLEEGSDAHKLLSGSRAFVPDVAARVAAAHGAALAYVGTTPAAESVPHPGAVLPPPRARVHVVDYAHPPQQPELGPLSGAHLGTGDLGYPLSHDLARLLRQVQERGRQAALLAPRRGYSALMRCPGCEHTPQCRNCDVHLRFHQETRRLTCHQCGYHEALPERCDHCGERMWKARGPGTEWIAQEVTRLLPGMPVYRLDRDRQDDLSPLYAGEAGVVVGTQLLLSQEAPPNLALLGITLADTWLNVSDFRASERYHRLLRQLAEWHPERAPMLVVQTFQADHPALTVLVGGRDTLAYPLAEERARKALGYPPHARLAQVEVTAREAGRAQAAAQDLADALHGAGATAQEVLGPAPSPVARVRGVYPYHLFLRARNDARLAELLQVLDSRTWKARVRVDVNPRGGL